One Spinacia oleracea cultivar Varoflay chromosome 4, BTI_SOV_V1, whole genome shotgun sequence DNA segment encodes these proteins:
- the LOC130472170 gene encoding disease resistance protein RGA2 has product MLATFSTPFPCSLKIHFKWLLPTGMVLTVAQTLLSALQTKEVRQLCSLFAHESQLADLERTVETINAVLLDSEPKHQELNSEGKDWIGKLKDAVYDADDLFDKFNTIAQKQKSVPGGKISKKVRRFFSGENQLLFAANTSRKIKKLRMKLDGIAEDRAKFGFSDVYIPVKRREETSSYVNEHSIIGRDADKKAILDLLFQDSDAAEDNVSFVSIVGIGGLGKTALAQFVFQDDMIKSSFELCFWVCVSEEFGLKEILSKMLGKSTELNLEGLQKEVRDKGARIALL; this is encoded by the exons ATGTTAGCAACATTTTCTACACCATTCCCATG TTCTCTGAAAATACACTTCAAATGGCTACTGCCTACTGGTATGGTACTCACTGTTGCTCAGACGCTGCTTTCTGCACTGCAAACTAAGGAGGTGAGACAACTTTGCTCCTTGTTTGCGCATGAATCCCAACTTGCAGACCTCGAGCGAACTGTTGAAACCATCAATGCTGTCCTTCTTGATTCAGAGCCCAAACACCAGGAACTCAACAGTGAGGGAAAAGATTGGATTGGCAAGCTCAAAGATGCTGTCTATGATGCTGATGATTTGTTCGATAAATTCAACACTATTGCTCAGAAGCAGAAAAGTGTGCCTGGTGGTAAGATCTCCAAAAAGGTACGCCGTTTCTTCTCTGGTGAGAACCAGTTGCTTTTTGCTGCTAATACATCTCGCAAGATTAAAAAGCTTAGAATGAAGTTGGATGGCATTGCTGAAGATCGTGCTAAGTTTGGCTTTAGTGATGTATATATACCTGTTAAGAGGAGAGAAGAAACATCTTCCTATGTGAATGAACACAGTATTATAGGGAGAGATGCTGACAAGAAGGCTATTCTGGATCTGCTGTTTCAAGACTCAGATGCTGCTGAAGATAATGTTTCTTTTGTGAGTATTGTTGGGATCGGTGGGTTGGGAAAAACTGCACTTGCTCAATTTGTGTTTCAAGATGATATGATCAAAAGTTCATTTGAATTGTGCTTTTGGGTTTGTGTCTCTGAAGAATTTGGTTTGAAAGAAATCCTTTCCAAGATGCTTGGTAAGAGTACTGAGCTTAATCTAGAAGGGCTACAGAAGGAGGTTCGTGATAAGGGAGCTCGGATAGCTCTCCTTTAA
- the LOC110801863 gene encoding uncharacterized protein isoform X2 produces MGSIKPEKKIKKMKKIKKRGHELVKMGEGAWGLFPFQRDDKCAIVEKNKDHVAGADRKAHKSKKARKNKSKENPPSSEPSMVMNDEPHAEDSLKRKKDKSKKAPKNKSKDNPPSSEPNIVVIANDEPDPDNSLKGKSKKAHKKKKDGKMQEVATDDVYQISSGVEDDSKGMKKWIKEFHDRRPGVKVLQEQIDNFITAHEEQEEQARRERETKLTEEGWTVVVHRKGGKRTTDPDSGVAVGSVAEAAVRDKLAKKKSKDVGLDFYRFQRKEAHRSEVMKLQSKFEEDKKRIQQIRAARKFKPY; encoded by the exons ATGGGAAGCATCAAACCTGAAAAGAAGataaagaagatgaagaagatcaAAAAACGCGGTCACGAGCTCGTTAAAATGG GTGAAGGTGCATGGGGTTTATTTCCTTTTCAACGTGATGACAAGTGTGCTATTGTTGAGAAGAATAAGGATCATGTAGCTGGAGCAGATCGGAAAGCTC ATAAGTCGAAGAAAGCTCGTAAAAACAAAAGCAAGGAAAATCCTCCATCGAGTGAACCAAGCATGGTGATGAATGATGAACCACATGCAGAGGATtccttgaaaagaaaaaaag ATAAGTCAAAGAAAGCTCCTAAGAATAAAAGCAAGGATAATCCTCCATCAAGTGAACCAAACATAGTGGTGATTGCGAATGATGAACCAGATCCAGATAATTCTCTAAAAG gAAAGTCAAAGAAGGCtcataaaaagaaaaaggatggtAAGATGCAAGAAGTTGCCACGGATGACGTATATCAAATCTCTTCAGGAGTGGAAGATGACTCCAAAGGCATGAAAA AGTGGATTAAGGAATTCCACGATAGGAGACCCGGAGTGAAGGTGCTGCAAGAACAGATTGACAACTTTATAACTGCACATGAGGAGCAGGAGGAGCAG gcaagaagagagagagaaaccaAGCTTACAGAGGAGGGATGGACTGTTGTTGTTCATCGCAAGGGTGGCAAAAGGACAACTGATCCTGATAGTGGTGTTGCTGTTGGGTCTGTAGCGGAGGCTGCTGTTCGCGACAAATTAGCCAAGAAAAAGAGTAAGGATGTTGGGCTAGATTTCTACCGATTCCAGAGGAAAGAAGCACACAGAAGTG AGGTTATGAAACTGCAAAGTAAATTTGAAGAGGACAAGAAACGGATACAGCAGATACGAGCTGCTAGGAAGTTTAAACCTTACTGA
- the LOC110801891 gene encoding uncharacterized protein has protein sequence MRIRQADLLEFEVDHDQDTFVVNLETKVCGCYKWSLMGIPCCHALACIQTKRLNYEDFIHHAYHIQTYAKSYDPPFKGMLGQNQWDQIPYPGPLPPPYRKMPGRPSKHKRKKGAGENEDKQHVKRAKRQNKCSRCGGLGHYKPKCPMPAPPTETVATSTSAAVQNVDGQVATQEPMVVQSSPNAPAVNPSQQQD, from the coding sequence ATGAGAATAAGACAAGCTGACTTACTTGAGTTTGAGGTGGACCATGACCAGGACACATTTGTTGTCAACTTGGAAACTAAAGTGTGTGGATGCTACAAATGGAGTCTAATGGGAATACCTTGCTGCCATGCATTGGCCTGTATCCAAACAAAGAGGCTAAACTACGAAGACTTCATCCACCATGCCTATCATATTCAAACCTATGCTAAGTCTTATGACCCACCATTCAAAGGTATGCTTGGTCAGAACCAGTGGGATCAAATACCCTACCCAGGTCCATTGCCTCCTCCTTACAGAAAAATGCCTGGGAGGCCAAGCAAGCACAAGAGGAAAAAGGGAGCTGGAGAGAATGAAGACAAGCAGCATGTCAAGAGAGCAAAGAGACAGAATAAGTGCAGCAGATGTGGTGGCCTTGGACACTACAAACCAAAGTGTCCTATGCCTGCACCACCTACTGAAACAGTGGCTACTTCAACCTCTGCAGCAGTTCAAAATGTAGATGGTCAGGTTGCAACTCAGGAACCCATGGTGGTTCAATCTTCCCCAAATGCTCCTGCAGTTAACCCAAGTCAGCAGCAAGATTAG
- the LOC110801858 gene encoding putative disease resistance protein RGA1 isoform X2, with amino-acid sequence MHELKGLSDEDSWCLFERIAFNQGSKQVDDALVVVGKNIVKKCANVPLSIRVIGSMLYDQDKSKWLSFQEIDLAKIRQGEDGIMQILKFSYYHLTRELKTCFSYCALFPKDYEIRKEFLINLWLAEGCLECPKKIRNEEDVGEEYFSILLQRCFFQDMVMDEHGEIYSVKMHDLIHDLTQVVAGKESCLVMDTSTSHLNKKIHHVSVAVRHSLLPCAGDTLGKMRIMRTLLQLQRPGFDDEVFCESDVAIILANCRHLRVLDLSRLHIRSLGMGSLINLNTLSTFVLGGGSSNQVHIGQLRELMPLNNLRGELKIQFRESYSYDATNAEEGSYLLSKKHIKALVIKGAKYETPIVLDERLLEVLQPHHDLILIKIYGYKSIRLPGWVAAIAANLPRLVRICLERFERLQHLPQLSQLQHLKILQLDNMPGVEYMEDDKGNIPCFPLLEELILWNFPKLKGWWRPEVGVETDGVIPGLHKLTIFGCPNLTSFPGIPHVKEKRANKFNPYW; translated from the exons ATGCACGAGCTGAAAGGTTTGTCAGATGAAGATTCTTGGTGCTTGTTTGAGAGAATAGCATTTAACCAAGGGAGTAAACAGGTAGACGATGCACTTGTTGTCGTTGGAAAAAATATTGTGAAAAAATGTGCAAATGTTCCTCTCTCAATAAGGGTAATAGGCAGCATGCTGTATGATCAAGATAAAAGCAAGTGGCTGTCATTTCAAGAAATAGATTTGGCTAAGATAAGGCAAGGTGAAGATGGTATAATGCAAATATTGAAGTTTAGTTACTATCATCTTACTCGTGAATTAAAGACCTGTTTCAGCTATTGTGCACTCTTCCCCAAGGATTATGAAATCAGGAAAGAGTTTCTGATCAATCTTTGGTTAGCAGAGGGTTGTCTTGAATGTCCGAAGAAAATTCGAAATGAAGAAGATGTTGGTGAGgaatatttttcaattttgttgcAGAGATGCTTTTTTCAAGATATGGTAATGGATGAGCATGGTGAAATTTATTCAGTCAAAATGCACGATTTGATCCATGATCTCACACAAGTAGTAGCTGGAAAAGAGTCGTGCTTAGTGATGGATACTAGCACAAGCCATCTGAACAAGAAAATTCATCATGTCTCAGTTGCTGTTAGGCATTCCCTGTTGCCTTGTGCGGGTGATACTTTGGGCAAGATGAGGATAATGCGTACTCTCCTTCAACTTCAACGacctggttttgatgatgaagTATTTTGTGAATCTGACGTGGCCATAATACTTGCAAATTGCAGGCATTTACGGGTGTTGGACTTGAGTAGGCTTCATATAAGATCTTTAG GTATGGGTAGTTTGATTAATCTTAACACGCTGTCAACGTTTGTTTTGGGTGGAGGAAGTTCTAACCAAGTGCACATCGGTCAGCTTAGAGAACTGATGCCTCTAAATAACCTTAGAGGTGAACTTAAAATTCAATTTAGAGAGAGTTATTCATATGATGCAACAAATGCCGAGGAGGGATCATATTTGTTAAGCAAAAAACACATCAAGGCTTTAGTAATAAAGGGGGCTAAGTACGAAACACCAATTGTTCTTGATGAAAGATTACTGGAAGTCCTCCAACCCCACCATGATCTTATACTGATTAAGATTTATGGATATAAAAGCATCCGATTGCCAGGTTGGGTTGCAGCAATTGCGGCCAATTTACCACGACTTGTTAGAATCTGTCTGGAGCGTTTTGAAAGGTTGCAACATTTGCCACAGCTGAGTCAACTCCAGCATCTCAAAATCCTTCAACTCGATAACATGCCCGGTGTAGAGTACATGGAGGATGATAAGGGTAATATTCCTTGTTTTCCTTTACTTGAGGAGCTTATTCTGTGGAATTTTCCAAAGTTAAAGGGATGGTGGAGACCAGAAGTAGGGGTGGAAACGGATGGTGTCATCCCTGGTCTTCATAAATTGACGATCTTTGGTTGCCCAAATTTGACATCTTTTCCTGGAATTCCACATGTGAAAGAGAAGAGAGCAAACAAGTTCAACCCCTACTGGTGA
- the LOC110801863 gene encoding uncharacterized protein isoform X1 produces the protein MGSIKPEKKIKKMKKIKKRGHELVKMGEGAWGLFPFQRDDKCAIVEKNKDHVAGADRKAHKSKKARKNKSKENPPSSEPSMVMNDEPHAEDSLKRKKDKSKKAPKNKSKDNPPSSEPNIVVIANDEPDPDNSLKGEKGKSKKAHKKKKDGKMQEVATDDVYQISSGVEDDSKGMKKWIKEFHDRRPGVKVLQEQIDNFITAHEEQEEQARRERETKLTEEGWTVVVHRKGGKRTTDPDSGVAVGSVAEAAVRDKLAKKKSKDVGLDFYRFQRKEAHRSEVMKLQSKFEEDKKRIQQIRAARKFKPY, from the exons ATGGGAAGCATCAAACCTGAAAAGAAGataaagaagatgaagaagatcaAAAAACGCGGTCACGAGCTCGTTAAAATGG GTGAAGGTGCATGGGGTTTATTTCCTTTTCAACGTGATGACAAGTGTGCTATTGTTGAGAAGAATAAGGATCATGTAGCTGGAGCAGATCGGAAAGCTC ATAAGTCGAAGAAAGCTCGTAAAAACAAAAGCAAGGAAAATCCTCCATCGAGTGAACCAAGCATGGTGATGAATGATGAACCACATGCAGAGGATtccttgaaaagaaaaaaag ATAAGTCAAAGAAAGCTCCTAAGAATAAAAGCAAGGATAATCCTCCATCAAGTGAACCAAACATAGTGGTGATTGCGAATGATGAACCAGATCCAGATAATTCTCTAAAAGGTGAAAAAG gAAAGTCAAAGAAGGCtcataaaaagaaaaaggatggtAAGATGCAAGAAGTTGCCACGGATGACGTATATCAAATCTCTTCAGGAGTGGAAGATGACTCCAAAGGCATGAAAA AGTGGATTAAGGAATTCCACGATAGGAGACCCGGAGTGAAGGTGCTGCAAGAACAGATTGACAACTTTATAACTGCACATGAGGAGCAGGAGGAGCAG gcaagaagagagagagaaaccaAGCTTACAGAGGAGGGATGGACTGTTGTTGTTCATCGCAAGGGTGGCAAAAGGACAACTGATCCTGATAGTGGTGTTGCTGTTGGGTCTGTAGCGGAGGCTGCTGTTCGCGACAAATTAGCCAAGAAAAAGAGTAAGGATGTTGGGCTAGATTTCTACCGATTCCAGAGGAAAGAAGCACACAGAAGTG AGGTTATGAAACTGCAAAGTAAATTTGAAGAGGACAAGAAACGGATACAGCAGATACGAGCTGCTAGGAAGTTTAAACCTTACTGA
- the LOC110801858 gene encoding putative disease resistance protein RGA3 isoform X1, with protein sequence MHELKGLSDEDSWCLFERIAFNQGSKQVDDALVVVGKNIVKKCANVPLSIRVIGSMLYDQDKSKWLSFQEIDLAKIRQGEDGIMQILKFSYYHLTRELKTCFSYCALFPKDYEIRKEFLINLWLAEGCLECPKKIRNEEDVGEEYFSILLQRCFFQDMVMDEHGEIYSVKMHDLIHDLTQVVAGKESCLVMDTSTSHLNKKIHHVSVAVRHSLLPCAGDTLGKMRIMRTLLQLQRPGFDDEVFCESDVAIILANCRHLRVLDLSRLHIRSLGNSLNNLLHLRYLDLSFNRDLERLPKSISKLYNLQVLKLKYCVQLKELPEDLRELVNLRHLDISGCDALTHMPAGMGSLINLNTLSTFVLGGGSSNQVHIGQLRELMPLNNLRGELKIQFRESYSYDATNAEEGSYLLSKKHIKALVIKGAKYETPIVLDERLLEVLQPHHDLILIKIYGYKSIRLPGWVAAIAANLPRLVRICLERFERLQHLPQLSQLQHLKILQLDNMPGVEYMEDDKGNIPCFPLLEELILWNFPKLKGWWRPEVGVETDGVIPGLHKLTIFGCPNLTSFPGIPHVKEKRANKFNPYW encoded by the coding sequence ATGCACGAGCTGAAAGGTTTGTCAGATGAAGATTCTTGGTGCTTGTTTGAGAGAATAGCATTTAACCAAGGGAGTAAACAGGTAGACGATGCACTTGTTGTCGTTGGAAAAAATATTGTGAAAAAATGTGCAAATGTTCCTCTCTCAATAAGGGTAATAGGCAGCATGCTGTATGATCAAGATAAAAGCAAGTGGCTGTCATTTCAAGAAATAGATTTGGCTAAGATAAGGCAAGGTGAAGATGGTATAATGCAAATATTGAAGTTTAGTTACTATCATCTTACTCGTGAATTAAAGACCTGTTTCAGCTATTGTGCACTCTTCCCCAAGGATTATGAAATCAGGAAAGAGTTTCTGATCAATCTTTGGTTAGCAGAGGGTTGTCTTGAATGTCCGAAGAAAATTCGAAATGAAGAAGATGTTGGTGAGgaatatttttcaattttgttgcAGAGATGCTTTTTTCAAGATATGGTAATGGATGAGCATGGTGAAATTTATTCAGTCAAAATGCACGATTTGATCCATGATCTCACACAAGTAGTAGCTGGAAAAGAGTCGTGCTTAGTGATGGATACTAGCACAAGCCATCTGAACAAGAAAATTCATCATGTCTCAGTTGCTGTTAGGCATTCCCTGTTGCCTTGTGCGGGTGATACTTTGGGCAAGATGAGGATAATGCGTACTCTCCTTCAACTTCAACGacctggttttgatgatgaagTATTTTGTGAATCTGACGTGGCCATAATACTTGCAAATTGCAGGCATTTACGGGTGTTGGACTTGAGTAGGCTTCATATAAGATCTTTAGGTAATTCATTAAACAACCTATTACATTTAAGATATCTTGATCTCTCTTTCAATCGTGATCTGGAGAGGCTTCCTAAATCGATTTCAAAGCTGTATAATTTGCAAGTATTAAAGCTAAAATATTGTGTACAACTAAAAGAGTTGCCGGAGGACTTGAGAGAATTAGTTAATCTTAGGCACCTTGATATATCTGGGTGTGATGCATTGACTCATATGCCTGCAGGTATGGGTAGTTTGATTAATCTTAACACGCTGTCAACGTTTGTTTTGGGTGGAGGAAGTTCTAACCAAGTGCACATCGGTCAGCTTAGAGAACTGATGCCTCTAAATAACCTTAGAGGTGAACTTAAAATTCAATTTAGAGAGAGTTATTCATATGATGCAACAAATGCCGAGGAGGGATCATATTTGTTAAGCAAAAAACACATCAAGGCTTTAGTAATAAAGGGGGCTAAGTACGAAACACCAATTGTTCTTGATGAAAGATTACTGGAAGTCCTCCAACCCCACCATGATCTTATACTGATTAAGATTTATGGATATAAAAGCATCCGATTGCCAGGTTGGGTTGCAGCAATTGCGGCCAATTTACCACGACTTGTTAGAATCTGTCTGGAGCGTTTTGAAAGGTTGCAACATTTGCCACAGCTGAGTCAACTCCAGCATCTCAAAATCCTTCAACTCGATAACATGCCCGGTGTAGAGTACATGGAGGATGATAAGGGTAATATTCCTTGTTTTCCTTTACTTGAGGAGCTTATTCTGTGGAATTTTCCAAAGTTAAAGGGATGGTGGAGACCAGAAGTAGGGGTGGAAACGGATGGTGTCATCCCTGGTCTTCATAAATTGACGATCTTTGGTTGCCCAAATTTGACATCTTTTCCTGGAATTCCACATGTGAAAGAGAAGAGAGCAAACAAGTTCAACCCCTACTGGTGA
- the LOC110801872 gene encoding F-box/LRR-repeat protein 14, which translates to MDVLPDALIYDVLRRLTRTEDRNSVSLSCKRLHELENEQRLFLRVGCGLNPANEALNILCNRFSNLMKVEIVYSGWMSKFGKQLDDQGLLALSNSCPSLLDLTLSHCTFITDAGIGYLGSCSKLSSLKLNFTPRITGCGILCVVVGCKNLSVLHLIRCLNISSAEWVEYLGKLEKIQYLIIKNCRAIGEGDLVKLGFSWRNLKQLQFEVDANYRYMKLYDRIAIDRWKKQLVPCENMTELSLINCIIMPGKGLACVLDKCRNLEKIHLDMCVGIRDNDIIGLSRTSRGLKSISLRIPSDFSVSLLMNNRLTLTDESLKALAENCTFLESVRISFADCEFPSLSSFTLDGILYLIRSCPLRELSLDRVYSFNDEGMKALLCSANNNCLETLELVRCQEISDEGIQVVAQFSKLSVLRVSKCLGVTDDGFKPLVGSNKLSLLAVEDCPQVSERGIHRVARTVSFKQDLSWMY; encoded by the coding sequence ATGGACGTTTTGCCAGATGCATTGATATACGACGTTTTAAGGAGGCTTACACGAACAGAAGATAGAAATTCCGTGTCTTTATCTTGCAAGCGCCTCCACGAGCTAGAGAATGAGCAGAGACTGTTCCTTCGTGTTGGTTGCGGTCTGAACCCAGCAAATGAAGCTTTAAACATTCTATGCAACAGGTTTTCCAACTTGATGAAAGTGGAAATTGTTTACTCTGGATGGATGTCCAAATTCGGTAAACAGTTGGATGATCAAGGGCTTCTTGCCCTTTCAAACAGTTGCCCTTCTCTACTAGATCTGACCTTAAGTCACTGCACCTTCATTACAGACGCTGGTATTGGTTACTTGGGTTCATGTTCAAAACTCTCGTCCTTGAAATTGAATTTCACTCCTAGAATAACAGGCTGTGGAATCCTCTGTGTTGTTGTTGGGTGTAAGAATCTAAGTGTGTTGCATCTTATTCGATGCTTAAACATTAGTAGTGCTGAGTGGGTTGAGTATCTTGGAAAGCTTGAAAAGATTCAATACCTTATAATCAAGAATTGTCGAGCTATTGGGGAAGGTGATTTGGTGAAGCTTGGATTTAGTTGGCGAAATCTAAAACAATTGCAATTTGAAGTGGATGCCAATTACAGATACATGAAGCTATACGACCGAATAGCAATAGACAGATGGAAAAAGCAATTGGTTCCATGTGAAAACATGACGGAACTGAGCTTGATAAACTGCATCATCATGCCTGGAAAAGGTCTTGCTTGTGTTTTAGACAAGTGCAGGAATTTGGAGAAGATTCACTTGGACATGTGTGTTGGAATCAGGGACAATGACATCATCGGCTTATCCCGAACCTCAAGAGGTCTAAAATCAATATCTCTCCGAATACCATCAGATTTTTCAGTGTCTCTTCTGATGAACAATCGTTTAACATTAACAGATGAAAGCTTGAAAGCATTGGCAGAAAACTGTACTTTTCTGGAATCAGTCAGAATATCATTTGCAGATTGTGAGTTCCCTTCACTTTCTTCATTTACTTTAGATGGAATTCTTTACTTGATTAGAAGTTGCCCTCTTCGCGAGCTTTCATTAGACCGTGTTTATTCATTCAACGATGAAGGGATGAAGGCTTTATTATGTTCAGCTAATAATAACTGCCTTGAAACTCTGGAACTCGTGAGATGTCAGGAGATTAGTGATGAAGGTATACAAGTTGTAGCTCAGTTTTCGAAGTTGTCTGTTTTGCGTGTTAGCAAGTGTTTGGGAGTTACCGATGATGGATTTAAGCCGCTGGTGGGATCAAACAAATTGTCGTTGTTGGCGGTGGAAGACTGCCCTCAGGTTTCTGAGAGAGGTATTCACAGGGTGGCAAGAACTGTTTCATTTAAGCAAGATTTGTCTTGGATGTACTGA